A window of Roseiflexus castenholzii DSM 13941 genomic DNA:
GGCAACCATCCGGCGTTGAATAGCGCAACCGGCACATTGATCAGCAAGAGGAGCGCGACCATCGCCTCAGCGCGGTACGCCGGAAGAAAGGGAACGAAAATCAGACCGATATGCCCCAGGCGCAATGCCAGCAGGCTGCCGATGATCCAGGGACGACGATTGCCAATCCGTTCAAGGAACATGGCAAAGGGGATCGATGTCAGCGCATTGACCAGCGCTGCCGCCGAGGTCAGCAGGCTGACCATCAGGTTCGATCCCCCCAGTTGGATCAGGAATGCTGCCGCGAACGAGTAGCACGCAATTGCGATTGATGCCCAGAAGAGTTCGATGACCAGCAGGCGAAGGTTGCGATTCGTTGTGTGCCGATCCACGATGGTTTGCTCCGTTGCGCAGTTGCGCCAGCGTACTACGAATGCAATGCCGCAGAGTATAGCAGATGACCCTAGCCTGCACCAGGCTGCGGGGTGAATGGTGTCTGACAGGCGCTGACCGTCACCCACGCCCGCCCCCCCTCCCCCGCTGACCGGCATACCCGCCGCGCCGGAACATCATACCAATGACCGGTGAACATCCAGCATGGTCACCCTGAGCAGCGCGAGGAGGCGTGCGCGACCCGCTCAGATTCCTCGCTGAGTTTACCCTGAGCGAAGCGAAGGGCTCGGAATGACCAGCATGCGGCATTTTCAATCGTCATTGGCATCACCCCCACGCTCCGCCAGAGCTGCCCAGGTGACGGTCATCTGCGCACGCAGGAAGCCGTGCTACAATGGAAGCATATCTGAGCAAAGGAGTCGCCCATGATACTCCTGATCCATGCGCGCAAAGCCGGCGCTCTGGCGCTGCTCACACTGCTCCTGGCGGTGCTGGTCGCCCCGGCGCTGGCGCAATCGAACCCAACGATTATCGACGAAACCGGCAATCTCGACGTTGCCGCCGTACAGCGTGCAGCACGGCCGCTCGTTGACCGCGGCGCGCGCGTGGGGGTGTTTCTGGTGCAGCGCGGCGGCGAGGACGACGCACTGCGCCAATATCAGCGCGCCGATCTCGCCAGCGGCAGCAACATCAATACCGACGTGATCGCCATCTACGTGTCGTTCGACCCGCGCTACTCGGAGATTGCGTATGGCGATCGCTGGAATGCGGCGCTGCGCACGAACAACAATGTCGAAACAATCCGACAGAACCAGTTGAACCCCGGACTGGCGAGCGGCAATGCGACCCGTGGCGTTGTTGACGCACTGACGGCAATTGAGCGCTCAATCGTCACACCGCCGACTCCCGCAGGTGGAACGACGGTCAACATTGATCCGGTTCCGATTGTCGGCGGCGTTATCTTCCTGGTGCTGCTGGCAGTCGCCGGTCCGATGCTCTGGAGTGGTTTCCAGAAGCGCCGTGCGGCAGCGAAGGCGCTGGAAACGGCGCGTACTGCGATGGACGAGGCGCGCCGTTTGGCAAGTTCCGCCATTGTCGATCTCAGCCAGGCGCTGCGCGATGCCCAGGAAAAAGCAAAGTTCGACCGCGTCTCCTACGCAGAGGCGGATGTTCGTCACCTTGCCGCGATGCAAGGCGACATCGAGCAGCAGTTCGCGCGCCTCCAGGAACGGTTTGCCGAGACGGAAAAGAGCCTGGTGTTGCGCAAAATGCCCGCGCTGGCTGACTATGAAGCCGCAGCACAGCAGTATCGCCAGATAGCGCAAGAAGCGAATGCTGTGCGCGAACGGTTGGTGCAGGTCGAAGCGCACCGCGCCGAACTCGACCGCATTGCACAGGCAGCGCCTGATGAGGTGGACCGGGCAAAAAAAGCGCTGGCTGACGTTGCCGCGCAACTCAGCGACCTCAGCGCCGATCTCCAGCCCGAGGCGGTGTTCCACTCCGCCGAATCGCTGGTCGAACGCGCTGAGCAATTGCTGAAGGAGCGCCGCGCTGCCGATGCAATCGCGGCAGCCGGGGCAGCGTCAGCCGCGATCACGGCGCTTGCCGGTGCGATTGCACGCATGCGCGACATCCAGGACGGTATCGCTGCCGGACGCGCGGCGGCTGAACGAGCGGCTGAGCAGGGGTTCCGCGTCGATGCGGGCATGGCATCGTTCAACACTGCCGAAGGGTTGCTGCGCCAGGCAGCGGCAGCATTGCCCATCATCGGACCCGAAGGCATCGCCGGTCTGCTCGACCAGGCGGACAAAGCGCGGGAACTGGGAGTCATCCGTGGCGGCGGGCTACCGGCGCGCTATCGCGCCAACCTCGAACGCATCGAAAAGATCAGAGCAGACGGCGAAGCGCTTGCTGCATTCATCGACGAGGGATGGCGCGTGTTCGACCTTGTCGATGAGTTTGCCGAGAGCGCCTGGAGCGACATTCGCGGCAACGGCAGCGAAGCCGAGCGCGCCGCCGACGAGGCGCAGGAACTGTGGGAGCGGGCTGCCGAACGCAACTCAATGGAGCGACAGGAGTTCATTGAAGCCGGCGCCGATCTCGATCAGGCGGAGGAGCGCATCGCGTATGCGCGCGCGCTTATCGAGGCGATTATCAAGCGCCTGAAAGACCTGGAGGCGGCGCGTGACGCGGCGCGCGATGAGATTGCGGCTGCCGAGGCGGACATTCTCCAGGGGCGCGCGTTCCTTGCCGCCAACGATCCCGATGTCGGCAAGGAACCGGAGAAACTGCTGGCGCGCGCTGAGTCGGCGCTGGCGCAGGCGCGCGCTGAAATGCAGCAGGAGCGCCCTGACTGGCTCCAGATCGTTCGCCTGGCGCATGAAGCCAATCACCTGGCGGATGAGGCGCTGCGCGGCGCGCGCTCCGAAGTCGAGGCAATGGATCGCTTGCGCGAACAACTGAAGCGTATGCAGCAGGTCGCCACGGCTGAAGTGCAGAAGATCGTTCAGTTCATAACCGTTCACTCGCGCGACATCCCGGTTGGCGCGAAGGACCGGATCAACGGCTTGCAGATCAACCTCCAGGCTGCCTATCGCGCAGCGCAGAGCGTTGAACAAAAGGAGGAAGCAGCGCGCGCTGAGGCGCTGCGCGACGCAATTGAGCGCTATACTGCGCTCGAACAGCAGGCTGCCCAGATCTATGCAGATATTCAGAACCACTATCAGCGCGTCGCTACGCTGCGGCAACAGGTGCGCACCGAAGCCGACCGCGCCCGATCGGCGATTATGCGCGCCGAGCAACTCTCGGCGCGCGCAGGAAATCTGGTGATGGCGAATGCGCGCGGCTTTGCGCTGCTCCAGGAAGCGCGCGCGAGTTACCATCAGATCGGCGAGGTCTCCAACGAAACCGACGCGCAGCGCGCGTTGGAGCGCGCGCACGACGCTTACAGCAAAGCCGAAAGTGCGTCGCGGATATTCGAGGAGCAGATCGCATCCGCTCACCGCAATCAGGACAGCCTTGGCGACTTCATCGGCGGCGTGCTGGTCGGAACACTGCTGAACGATCGCCCCCACCGCCGCAGCAGTTGGAGCGGGGGCAGCCGCAGCGGCGGCGGGTTCGGCGGCGGCGGACGCAGCGGCGGCGGGTTCGGCGGCGGCGGACGCAGCGGCGGCGGGTTCGGCGGCGGCGGACGCAGCGGCGGCGGATGGTGAGTAGCGCGTAGGATGCACAAAAACGAAATGCACCCCTCGACATGCTCAGAGTGCATTTCGCCGTTTGTCCACAGGTTTATGCGTTGCTCAGAAGAAAGCGCAAACGTGATAATACGATCCAGAACTCGCAGCGCGCGATGAGAGGCGCATTACCGGGAGACGCTCTCACCTTCGTGCATTTCCCAGGGCATCGTCACAGCCGAATGCCCGTTCGTGCGCGGCTCGCGCAGAACCAGACGGGGACCGTAGGCGAGAAACAGGCTGTGGTTGC
This region includes:
- a CDS encoding coiled-coil domain-containing protein, which translates into the protein MILLIHARKAGALALLTLLLAVLVAPALAQSNPTIIDETGNLDVAAVQRAARPLVDRGARVGVFLVQRGGEDDALRQYQRADLASGSNINTDVIAIYVSFDPRYSEIAYGDRWNAALRTNNNVETIRQNQLNPGLASGNATRGVVDALTAIERSIVTPPTPAGGTTVNIDPVPIVGGVIFLVLLAVAGPMLWSGFQKRRAAAKALETARTAMDEARRLASSAIVDLSQALRDAQEKAKFDRVSYAEADVRHLAAMQGDIEQQFARLQERFAETEKSLVLRKMPALADYEAAAQQYRQIAQEANAVRERLVQVEAHRAELDRIAQAAPDEVDRAKKALADVAAQLSDLSADLQPEAVFHSAESLVERAEQLLKERRAADAIAAAGAASAAITALAGAIARMRDIQDGIAAGRAAAERAAEQGFRVDAGMASFNTAEGLLRQAAAALPIIGPEGIAGLLDQADKARELGVIRGGGLPARYRANLERIEKIRADGEALAAFIDEGWRVFDLVDEFAESAWSDIRGNGSEAERAADEAQELWERAAERNSMERQEFIEAGADLDQAEERIAYARALIEAIIKRLKDLEAARDAARDEIAAAEADILQGRAFLAANDPDVGKEPEKLLARAESALAQARAEMQQERPDWLQIVRLAHEANHLADEALRGARSEVEAMDRLREQLKRMQQVATAEVQKIVQFITVHSRDIPVGAKDRINGLQINLQAAYRAAQSVEQKEEAARAEALRDAIERYTALEQQAAQIYADIQNHYQRVATLRQQVRTEADRARSAIMRAEQLSARAGNLVMANARGFALLQEARASYHQIGEVSNETDAQRALERAHDAYSKAESASRIFEEQIASAHRNQDSLGDFIGGVLVGTLLNDRPHRRSSWSGGSRSGGGFGGGGRSGGGFGGGGRSGGGFGGGGRSGGGW